The Candidatus Denitrolinea symbiosum DNA window TTTCGGGATCAGTCTCCTTCTCGTAAAGTTCGATCAGGTACTTCGCCGCGTCGTCGTAGGACATGCGCGGGAACGGCGCCTGGATGCTCTCCAGCTTGGAAACGTCGCGGCCGAGGAATTTCAATTCGGCCGCGCGGTCGCGCAGGACGCGCCGGGCGATGTGCTGGATCATCTGCTCTTCGATTTCCATCAATCCGTCGAGGTCGCAGAAGGCGATCTCCGGTTCGAGCATCCAGAACTCGGTCAGGTGACGCCGCGTCTTGGACTTCTCCGCGCGGAAGGTGGGACCGAAGCAGTAGACTTTTCCGAACGAGAAGATGTTGGCTTCGTTGTAGAGTTGACCCGTCTGCGCGAGATAGGCTTTACCCTCGTCAAAGTACTCGGTCTCGAAGAGAGTCGTCGTCCCCTCCGCCGCGGCGGGAGTCAGGATCGGCGTGGACATTTCCACGTAGCCGTTCGTATCGAGCCACTCGCGCGTCGCCGCCATGACTGTGGCGCGGACGCGCAGGATCGCCCATTGACTCTGCATCCGAATCCACAAGTGACGGTTGTCGAGCGCGAAATCCACGCCGTGATCCTTGAGCGACATCGGGTAATCCGCGTCGGCGGTCTGCACGATCTCGATCTTCTTCACGCCGATCTCGTAGCCGCCGGGGACGCCGGGCGCGCGCTTATCCGCGCGGACGGGACCAGTGACGATCACCGACGATTCCTGCGGCAGACGCACGAGCTGGTCGAAGACCGCCTCGTCGAGGTCGCCTTTGAACGCCACGCATTGGACGAAGCCTGTCCCGTCGCGTACCAGCAAAAAGACAAGTTTGCCCTTGTCGGTGCGGTTGTAGACCCAGCCCTGCACGGTTACTTCCTGGCCTTCATATTGCGAAATTTGGTCAACGCGGATGATAGGCATGGTTCCTCCAGGTGAAGAGAGTAGAGAATAGAGAACAGAGAACGGAGAATAGAGAACAGAGAGCGGAGAACAGAGAGCGGAGAGCAATAAATTACCAATCACTAACTGCTCTCTTCTCCTCTTCTCCTCTGCTCTCTACTCTCTAACCTCAATGTGCAATTCCTTCAACTGCTTCGGCTCGACTTCCGACGGCGCGTCGGCCATCACGTCGCGGCCGTTCTGGTTCTTCGGGAAGGCGATCACCTCGCGGATGTTGGGTTCGTCCGCCAGCAGCATGATGAGACGGTCAATGCCGGGAGCCATCCCGCCGTGCGGGGGCGCGCCGTACTCGAACGCTTCGAGCATGTGTCCAAATTTACTCTGGATCTGCTCGTCGCTCAAGCCCAAAAGTTGGAAGACCTTAAACTGAATGTCGCGCCGATGGATGCGGATCGAGCCCGACGCCATCTCGTAGCCGTTGCAGACCATGTCGTACGCGTCCGACAAAATCGAAGCGGGGTCGCTCTCGAACTTCGACAGGTCCTCCACCTGCGGCATGGTGAACGGGTGATGTTCGGTGTCCCATTTCTGCTCCTCTTCGTTCCACGCGAACATCGGGAAGTCCACCACCCAGGCGAAAGCCATCACGTCTTTGTCGGCGAGGTCCAACTGATCGCGCAGGACGAGACGCAGCCCGCCCAAAACTTTGTTGACGACCGCGCGCGCGTCCGCCGCGAACAGGATCAAGTCCCCGACTTTCGCGCCGACGCGCGACGCGACCGCGTCGGCCTCCTCGGGCGTGACGAACTTCGCGGCGGTTCCCTTCGGACCTTCGGCGGTCGCGGCCAACGTGGCGAGTCCCTTCGCCCCGAGCGTTTTCGCGGCCTCCGTCAGCGCGTCCACTTCCTTGCGAGACAGTCCCGCGCGCCCCGGCGCGACGATGCACTTGACGACGCCTCCCGCCTCCAGCGCGGAGCGGAACACTTTGAACTCGCTCTTTGCGAAGATGTCGCTCACGTCGGTCAGTTCCATCCCGAAGCGCAGGTCGGGCTTGTCCGTGCCGTATTTCTCAACGACCTCGCGGTAGGAAAACTTCGGCCAGGGCGTGGACAGGAGTTTTTTGTGCGGCGCGACGGCGGGGATCAGCGCGGTGTAGAGTTCCTCCACCAGCGCCAGCACGTCGTCGCGTTGGACGAAGGACATCTCGAGGTCGAGTTGCGAGAATTCGGGCTGGCGGTCGCCGCGCAGGTCTTCATCGCGGAAACAACGCGCGATCTGGAAGTAGCGGTCCTGTCCCGCGATCATCAGCAACTGCTTAAGCTGCTGCGGCGATTGGGGCAGGGCGTAGAACATCCCCGCGTGGATGCGCGACGGCACGAGATAGTCGCGCGCCCCCTCGGGCGTGGCTTTGAACAGGATCGGCGTCTCGACTTCGATGAAGCCGCGCTGATCCATGAAGTCGCGCATGAACTTCACCACGCGGTGACGCAGGACCAGGTTGCGGGTCATGCGTTCGCGGCGCAGGTCAATGTAACGGTACTTCAGGCGCAGGTCTTCGTTTTCGTCGCTGTCGCGGTTGACGAGGAGGGGAGTCGGCTTGGCCGCGTTGAGCGCTTCCACCTTCTGCGCGACGACCTCGATCTCCCCGGTCGGCATGTTGGGATTGGTCATGCCCTCGGGACGCGGACGCGCCAGCCCCGTGACCTGCAGCACCCACTCGGCGCGCACGTCCGACAGGAGGTCGAGCGCCTCCTGCGACAGGTCGGGATTGAAGACGACTTGCGTCAAGCCATAGCGGTCGCGCAGGTCAATGAAGACCACGCCGCCGTGGTCGCGCCGACGGTGTACCCATCCCGCCAGCGTGACGGTCTGACCGGCGTGGCTGGCGCGCAATTCGCCGCAAGTGTGAGTTCGATACATGGTGCGCCTCCGAAAACGTTTTGTGTTCAGACAAAATAAATCGCCCTTCGCGTTCGCGTCGGGCGATGGATGATGCTTAAGGCTGTCTGTCAACCAGCCATGCTTCGCCCAGCGCCGCGGACGGCGTTATTATCATTGTCGTTGGAATTGGCGAAGCAGACCAGGTTTTGCATGGGCGGCATTATAGCACAGAAATTACCGCGCTTGAAGCAGGAACGCCGCCAGCGCCAGGGCCGCGCCCGCGGCCCCGCACGCGAAATTGACCCAGTCGTTCGTCAACCATTTCCAGCCGCGGATGTGGACCGTCTCCGCGCCGCACAGGTGGAGCGGATGACGCTCCGTCTCCTTTTGGTCTTTGGGACAGAAATAGATGGCTTGCACGGTCGCGCCGAGAAGCGAGTCGAAGAGGGAGCCAGCGAGCCCTGATAAAGTGATCAGTAACCAGTGACCAGCGTTCAGCGTCCAACCTTGCGCGGGATAGATGACCGCGAACGCGGCGATCAGCCCGGACCCCGCGAGGGCCGCGGCCGTCCCGACGAGGGAGACGCCGCCCGAAGTTCCCTTCTCCACCCGCTTCGACAGATCCGTGATCATGCGCGGCGGATGTGGATTCAACACGCCGAGTTCGGTCGCCCACGTGTCCGCGTTGACGGCGGCCAGCGCGGCGGCGAATCCCAGCCAGGGCCAGAGCGCGGCAGGGAAGAGTCCGTGCAGGAGGGCGAACAAGCCCGCCGCGCCTCCGTTGCCGAAGACCTGTCCCGCGTCGCGTCGACCGCTTTTGGCGTATTTCTCGTCCAACCCAACTTTGCGTTTTTTGAAGGCCCGGCTTAGTCCCGACGAGGTGGCGAAGAAAACGAGGAGCAGAATCGCCCATTGCCATCCGCCCACGCCGAAGATGACCGTCCCCAAAACGGCCGCGGCCAGCGCGCCGCTTTTGTTCAGGCTGCGGACGCGGTAGGCGAGAAGGGCGACGACGAGCGCGAGGATGAATCCGTAAAGAAGCGTCATGGAGGATTGAAGCGGGAGTCTATACCGGCGCGGTCACGATGAACAACACCGCCAGCAAAAACAGCAGGCTGGTCAACGCGCTGGAGGCCCAGACCACCGTCGCCAGCGGACGGGACTTCTCCTCGCGGTAGAAGAACAGACCGGCGATGAGTCCCGCCGCGAAGAGGGACGCGCTCAGCAGCGGGAGCAGGATCAGCCGCACCGAGGGGACGGCCTCCAGCGGCGCGCCCGAGGGCGCGAAGCCGAGCGTCACTTGCGGGACGGACGGGATGAGGAACAACACCCAGACGATGAGTCCGAGGTTGAGGAGCAGTCCGTTCAACCACAGGAAACGGGCGGCGGAATTTTCCCAGGCGCGCGCCAGCAGGAAGGACGGGTACTGCGAGACGGCCTCCGCCGGGAGCAGGCTGCCCATCTCGGTGGCGCGGCGGAAGGTGGCGAGGAACGCGGGCGCGTCTTCGGGCGAGATGGCGTACGTCCGTTTGGCGGTGGCTACCAGCAGGAGGTTGTCGCGCGTCGAAGCGATGAACTCGACGGAGCCGAGGTCGGGGTGGCGCGTCACGCCGAGGTAACCGCCGACCAGCCCCAACGTCGGAGGGCGAAGCGGCGAGGCCAGGTCGGAGGCGGGACGGATCCATTCGATGTCGGTCAGCGGGATGTCCTCCACGCGCAGTCCCCAGTAAAAGGCGAGCGAGTCGCGGTCGAGGACGTAGTCGGCCTGGAGGAGGGCGAAGGCGCGGTATCCGAAGAACGGGAGGGGCGGGAGCGCGACGAGGATGACCAGCAGGTACACGATGACGCTCGGCCCGACGGGCGCGCGCGAAAGGTTCTGGAATGACCAGATGGCGAGCGCGGCGAGGACGGCGATGATGACGCCGTAGACGAGCAGGCCGCGGCGGCGGGCGGGAGGGAAGGAGCCGGTGTTCATTGGCGCAATTCTACTTCGCCGAGGTCAGGCCTTTGACATGAGCGGGAACCGCCTCGATCTGAACCTGAGCGCTGTCCGCTGCTCTCCGTGCCTTGATTTCCGCCATCCCGTTTTGCAACCCACGTTCCCCAACCGTGATTCGGACAGGACACCCGATCAAATCCGCGTCGTTGAATTTGACGCCCGCGCGCTCGTCGCGGTCGTCGAACAAAACGGATATGCCCGCGCTTTGTAATTCGGCGTAAATTTCCTCGGCTTTGGAGCGCGTGTCCACGGTTTTGCCAGGGACATGCATCAGATAGACGTGGAACGGCGCGGCGAAGGCGGGGAAGATCAGTCCCTTTTCGTCGTGATGGGATTCGGCGAGGGCTAGCAGGATCTTGTCGAAGAAAAATTCGTTGCGGGTAGCCAGTATCTCGGCGCGCAGGACGGTCAACTTGTTTCCGCAGCGCGGACAAGCATCGCCCGCGTCCGCCAGCGCGAGGTCGGCGACGATCTCCGGCTGGTAGTCGCGTCCGCAGTTGGCGTTGACGAGGTGATAGCCCGTCTCGTTCGCGCCCGCCGCGAGGTTGGGCGATTGCGGGATGAGATCGTCCACGACGATGAGCGCGTCCTTCAACCCGACGGGCGACGCGTATCCCGCCGCCGCGCCCGCCCGCTCGATCTCTTCGGCGGTCGCGAGGCGGGTCTTGCCGACCGCGTTCTTCAGCTTGGCTTCGCTCAGGGTCATGTCGCCGCGCAGGACGACGAAGACGAATTTCCCGTCCGCGACGCGGGTGAACATCAACGCTTTGGCGGTCTTCTCTTTGGGAATGTTCAGATACGCGGCCAGCGCCTCGATGGTGGGACATTCGGGCGTCTCGACTTTTTTCGCGGGCAGGGGCTCCTCGTTCGAGAAAGGCGTCTTCTTGATTTCAGCCAATTCCTTGCGGGCGGAATATCCGCAGGCGGGACAGTGGATGACTTCGACGGAGCCGTTGGAAATGGGGAAGTAGGTCTCCTCGGCGCTGGAGAAAGATGAAAGATGAAAGAGGAAAGATGAAGGATTAACGGATTGACGAAAATGTTCGACAGCAAATTGGCCGAGCAGGGTCAACTCGTTTTCGCGCGTGACGTATCCCGCGCGAGCGAGCCAGCCGAAGCCTTCGGTGCGGGCGTTGTTGGGAAATTCCCGTTGGGTTTGGATTTGAAGTTCGCGATATTTCATATTAGTGTTCCCCCTCTCCTGCTGGGAGAGGGGCTGGGGGTGATGGTTATGAACTTGCTTTTTTCTTTTTGACGATGGTGGGCGGTTCGGCCTTCGGGATGGGCGTGACCTCGGGGATAACCGCCGCGCTCGCCGCGAGGGACTCGGCCTGGGCCGCCTCCGCAGGCGTGGACTCGGGAGCCGCTTCGAGGTCCAGTTCGACGCGCTCCTCCATGCGGATCTGTCCGCGCAGGAAGGCGCCTTCCTCGGTCACGAAGGCGGTCGTCACCACGTCGCCCCAGACGCGGCCCGAAGCGCGGATCTCCAATTTTTGCGTGGTGATATTTCCGCGCACCGCGCCCGCCACGATGACCGCGTTGGCGCGGATGTTCTCGCAGGTGACGCGTCCCGTCTCGCCGACGACGAGCATCCCGCGCAGGGCGATCTCGCCCTCGAAGGCTCCCTCGATGCGGACGCCGCCCGCGCCGTTGATCGAGCCGTGCCAGATGAGTCCCGATCCCAGCACGGAGGTGATCCGCTCGACGGCCTGGATGGGTTGGGATGTTTCGGTGGGAGGGGCGTTGCGCTTGAACATGGGGGTAATTTTACCGTTAAAACTTGATTACCTTTGGCGTGGATTTGGGACGCGGAAAACGCGGACACTTGCACCTGCATGCAAGTGCAGGTGTGAACGCGGACGAGCGCGAATTTTTTTAATTTTCTCCGCGTTTTCCGTGTAAATCAGTGTGCATCCGCGTCCCATTTGAGAAAATCGCTGGAAAACAAAATTGGGGCGGACACTCAGGTCCGCCCCAACACTCAGGTCCGCCCCAACCAATCTCCAATTACCAATTACCAATCTCCAATTACCAATCTCCAATCATCCCACCGCCCAACTGACCTCGCCAAACGACCCGATCGGCAGGATCGGCGCGCCGTTGTGCGCCTTCGACTCGACCGGCCATTGCAGGCGTTCGCCGCGCTGCAAGCGGTCGTGCGAGACGCCCGCGTAGATCGGCGTCAGCGCGGCGATCTCGTCCATGATCTGCGCGGGGGTGGCGTAGCCCCAACCCGAAGCGAGTCGGCCTCCCAACCCGGCGAGGATTTGCCAATCGGGCCTCGCCTCGCCGATCGGCTCGATGGCCTGACGGACCATCTGCAAGCGGCGCTCGGCGCTGGTGAACGTGCCGGTCTTCTCGGCGAAACTCACGTCGGGCAAAATCACGTCGGCGTAGCGGGTCGTCTCTGAAGCGGCCATTTCCTGCAAGACGACGAACTCGCAGACTTCCAGGTCGGCGCGGAATTCGGCGGCTTCGGGCGAGGTGTTTAAAATATCCTCGCCGACGATGTACAGCGCGCGGACTCTTCCCTCGCCCGCGGCTTCGACCATCCGCAGCGCGTTCATCCCCGCCTCGGCACGGATCGGACTCCCCCAGGCGGCCTCGAACCGTCCCCGCGCGTTCGCGTCGCTGACGGGTTGATAGCCTGGCAGGAATCCTGGCGCGCAGCCCATGTCGCTGGCGCCCTGCGAGTTGTTCTGCGCCCGCAGCGGGTTGACTCCGCCGCCCGCCACGTCGAGATTGCCAAGCAGGAGTTGCAGGTTGGCGAGGGCGCGAGTCGCCTCGGGGTCGGAAACGCCCATTCCCCAGAGGACCGCCGCGGGGCGGTTCGAAGCGAGGATTTCGGCGGCCGCGTAAAGTTGATCGGCGGGGACGCCCGTCAGTTCGGAGACGCGCGTCGGGGCGTAGCCGTCAATCATCGCTTTGGCTTCCTTAAATCCATTTGGATATTTCCTGAGCGCGTCCTTGTTCTCCCATCCTTTTTCGAGGATGATGTGCATCAGCCCGTTGACCAGCGCGGCTTCGGCGCCGCGCTGGTGACGAAGCGAGAGCGCGGCGTATTCTTCAATGTTAAAGAAATCGGGACTGGCGACAACCATCTTGACGCGGCGGCGGAGGACGTTCTGGCGGATGCGCGCCCCGAAGACGGGATGCTGCTCGGTGAGATTCGAGCCGATGACAAAGAAGGCTTGCGCGTCCGCGGCGACGTCGTCGAACGAGTTGGACATGGCGGGCAGACCGAGCGAGTCGAGCAGGCCGTCGGCTTCGTTGCGCGAGTAGAGATTCGACGCGATGTCCACATTGTTTGTGCCGAGGGCCTGGCGGGCAAATTTGCTCACGAGGTAACTTTCCTCGTTGAGCAGGCGGCCCGAAGCGAGCGTCCCGATCTGCGCGCCGCCGTCGCGGAGTTGTTTAAGTTTTTTCGCCGCGATGTCGAGCGCGGTATCCCAGTCCACGTCCACGAATTTGCCGCGCTCCGCGGGACGCGGTTCGTTCTTCAAAAGATATTCGCGCACGCGCGGTTTGGCGTGGCGGCGCGGATGATGGATGAACTCGTAGCCGTAGCGTCCCTTGACGCAAAGATGCATACCGTTGAACGAATCGTCGTCGCGGTTGGACGTGACGCGGATGACCTTGCCGTCTTTCACGTTCAAGTCCAGTTGACAGCCGACGCCGCAATAGGTGCAGGTCGTGCGGACGAGTTTGTCCGCGCGGCCTTTGTGGACGGACATCTTGTTGTCGAGCGCGCCGGTCGGACAGTAGACCACGCACGCGCCGCACGATTCGCAGCGCGAGGCCAGCATGGTCGAGTCGTCGCCCGCCACGATGCGCGCCTTGTAGCCGCGATACGATTGCGACCAGACGAAGCGTCCCTGGATCTCGGCGCAGGCGCGCACGCAGCGCAGGCACTGGATGCACTTGTTGCGGTCCACCCACACGAAGGGATTCGGGTCGCTGTCCACGAGATAGCGCGGATGTTTCGCCATCGCGCTGGCGACGTCCACGTCGTATTGTTTCGCAAAGCGGATGAGTTCGTTGTCCTCGTCAATGACGAATTTTTCGTTGTGGCGCTTGTAGCCCGCGTCGTAGTAGTTGGCGAGCAGCATCCGCAAAATGGCGCGGCGGTAACGGATGACGGTGGGGGAGTCGGTCAGGACGCGCATTTGCGGCGCGACGGGCGTGTTGCAAGCCGTCATCGGCAGGCGCGCCCCGCTCACTTCCACCGCGCAGAAGCGGCAGCCGCCGAAGGGACTCAGGTCCTTGTGATAGCACAGCGTCGGGATGATTATTCCAACGGATGCGGCCGCGTTCAGAATGGTCGTGCCTTCTTTAACATCGAGGACGGTGTCGTTGATTTTCAGGTTGATCATCGGTTTGACTCCTCAGTACCGCAACATTCATGTTGCACCCGAGAGCAAGATAAATCTTGCGGCGCTGTTTTTTATCGGATCACCGCCTCGCGCGGGATGTAGATCGGCGCGGTTGTGATCTTGCAGACGCCCGCCCGACAGACGCCGTCGCGGATGTGTTCTTCCACCTCGGCGCGGAAATGTTTCAGGATGTCGCGCACCGCCACCGATGCGGTCTGACCGAGTCCGCAGTTGGAGAGGATCTCCATGTCCAGTCCCAGCGCCTGGATTTCGGCGAGACTCTCGAAGTCGCCGCGTCCGATCGAGATGTCGTTCATGATCTCGTACAGGCGGTGAGTCCCCATGCGGCACGGCACGCATTTGGCGCAGCATTCGTAGTGGAAGAAATTCAGGATGGTCCTGGCGAGGTCCACCACGCAGGTATGTTCGTCGCAGATGAGCAGCGCGCCCGAACCGAGCGAGACGCCCGCCTTGCGCCACGACTCGAAGTCCATCGGCGTATCCTGCAAGGACGCGGGGACGATCGAACCGCTCGAGCCGCCCGTCTGCGCCAGTTTGAGCTTTCCGCCCTTCTTCATGCCCTGCCCGTAAATGTCGATCACTTCGCGCAGGGTGATTCCGAGCGGGACTTCGATCACGCCCGTGAAGTTGACGTTGCCCATGATGGTGTAGATCTTTGTGCCGCGGCTTTTCTCCGTCCCGAATTGGATGTACCACTCGCCGCCGTTGCGGATGATCGGCGGGACGTTCGCCAGCGTCTCCACGTTGTTGACCGCCGTCGGTTTTCCCCACACGCCGTAGGTCGGCGGATAGGGCGGACGGGCGCGCGGCTGTCCGCGCTTGCCTTCGATGGACTCGATCAGCGCGGTCTCCTCGCCGCAGATGTACGCGCCCGCGCCCGCATGCAGGTGAATGTGGAAGTTGAAGTCTTTCCCGAAAATGTTATCCCCAAGCAGGCCGCGTTCTTCAGCCTGCTGGATCGCGTTCTCAAGACGTTGGTATCCGAGTTTGTATTCCCCTCGGATGTAGATATATCCCTCCGCCGCTCCGACCGCGTACGCGGCAATCGTCATCGCTTCGATCAGGCTGAACGGATCGCCCTCGATGACCATGCGGTCCTTGAATGTGCCAGGCTCGCTCTCGTCCGCGTTGCAGATGATGTACTTCGGCGTCGCCCCCGCGCCGCGCACGAACTCCCATTTGCGTCCCGTCGGGAAGCCCGCGCCGCCGCGTCCCTGCAAACCCGATTTGTCTACTTCGGCGATGACCTGCTGCGGCGTCATCTCGAACAGGGCTTTGCCGAGCGCGGCGTATCCGTCGTGGATGAGATAGTCGTCCAGGCTTTCGGGGTCAACGATTCCGACGCGTCCCAGCACGACGCGCTGTTGGACGGGCAGCGCTCCCGAACGCGTCCGCAGCCAGGCGATCTCGCCGACCGACTCACGCATCCGCCCGACCAGCGAGCGGACAATGTGTCCC harbors:
- a CDS encoding NADH-quinone oxidoreductase subunit NuoF; the encoded protein is MNAPRALVLVSNDPASVERGSEDVFRVLQAEIRGHQLQDEIKVSTIGSVGEQDDLPLVMIYPEGVVYGPIGADDVRLLVEEHLIQGHIVRSLVGRMRESVGEIAWLRTRSGALPVQQRVVLGRVGIVDPESLDDYLIHDGYAALGKALFEMTPQQVIAEVDKSGLQGRGGAGFPTGRKWEFVRGAGATPKYIICNADESEPGTFKDRMVIEGDPFSLIEAMTIAAYAVGAAEGYIYIRGEYKLGYQRLENAIQQAEERGLLGDNIFGKDFNFHIHLHAGAGAYICGEETALIESIEGKRGQPRARPPYPPTYGVWGKPTAVNNVETLANVPPIIRNGGEWYIQFGTEKSRGTKIYTIMGNVNFTGVIEVPLGITLREVIDIYGQGMKKGGKLKLAQTGGSSGSIVPASLQDTPMDFESWRKAGVSLGSGALLICDEHTCVVDLARTILNFFHYECCAKCVPCRMGTHRLYEIMNDISIGRGDFESLAEIQALGLDMEILSNCGLGQTASVAVRDILKHFRAEVEEHIRDGVCRAGVCKITTAPIYIPREAVIR
- a CDS encoding asparagine--tRNA ligase → MPIIRVDQISQYEGQEVTVQGWVYNRTDKGKLVFLLVRDGTGFVQCVAFKGDLDEAVFDQLVRLPQESSVIVTGPVRADKRAPGVPGGYEIGVKKIEIVQTADADYPMSLKDHGVDFALDNRHLWIRMQSQWAILRVRATVMAATREWLDTNGYVEMSTPILTPAAAEGTTTLFETEYFDEGKAYLAQTGQLYNEANIFSFGKVYCFGPTFRAEKSKTRRHLTEFWMLEPEIAFCDLDGLMEIEEQMIQHIARRVLRDRAAELKFLGRDVSKLESIQAPFPRMSYDDAAKYLIELYEKETDPERKELLKFEWGMDFGAPHEVEITKLYDQPVFVYGYPSAVKAFYMEPWPGRPEVCKSVDLLAPEGYGEICGGSERMSSHEMLLARIHKEGLPEEAFKWYLELRRFGSVPHSGFGMGVERVTAWMCGIEHIREAIPFPRTIKRVYP
- a CDS encoding formate dehydrogenase subunit alpha, with the translated sequence MINLKINDTVLDVKEGTTILNAAASVGIIIPTLCYHKDLSPFGGCRFCAVEVSGARLPMTACNTPVAPQMRVLTDSPTVIRYRRAILRMLLANYYDAGYKRHNEKFVIDEDNELIRFAKQYDVDVASAMAKHPRYLVDSDPNPFVWVDRNKCIQCLRCVRACAEIQGRFVWSQSYRGYKARIVAGDDSTMLASRCESCGACVVYCPTGALDNKMSVHKGRADKLVRTTCTYCGVGCQLDLNVKDGKVIRVTSNRDDDSFNGMHLCVKGRYGYEFIHHPRRHAKPRVREYLLKNEPRPAERGKFVDVDWDTALDIAAKKLKQLRDGGAQIGTLASGRLLNEESYLVSKFARQALGTNNVDIASNLYSRNEADGLLDSLGLPAMSNSFDDVAADAQAFFVIGSNLTEQHPVFGARIRQNVLRRRVKMVVASPDFFNIEEYAALSLRHQRGAEAALVNGLMHIILEKGWENKDALRKYPNGFKEAKAMIDGYAPTRVSELTGVPADQLYAAAEILASNRPAAVLWGMGVSDPEATRALANLQLLLGNLDVAGGGVNPLRAQNNSQGASDMGCAPGFLPGYQPVSDANARGRFEAAWGSPIRAEAGMNALRMVEAAGEGRVRALYIVGEDILNTSPEAAEFRADLEVCEFVVLQEMAASETTRYADVILPDVSFAEKTGTFTSAERRLQMVRQAIEPIGEARPDWQILAGLGGRLASGWGYATPAQIMDEIAALTPIYAGVSHDRLQRGERLQWPVESKAHNGAPILPIGSFGEVSWAVG
- a CDS encoding aspartate--tRNA ligase, with protein sequence MYRTHTCGELRASHAGQTVTLAGWVHRRRDHGGVVFIDLRDRYGLTQVVFNPDLSQEALDLLSDVRAEWVLQVTGLARPRPEGMTNPNMPTGEIEVVAQKVEALNAAKPTPLLVNRDSDENEDLRLKYRYIDLRRERMTRNLVLRHRVVKFMRDFMDQRGFIEVETPILFKATPEGARDYLVPSRIHAGMFYALPQSPQQLKQLLMIAGQDRYFQIARCFRDEDLRGDRQPEFSQLDLEMSFVQRDDVLALVEELYTALIPAVAPHKKLLSTPWPKFSYREVVEKYGTDKPDLRFGMELTDVSDIFAKSEFKVFRSALEAGGVVKCIVAPGRAGLSRKEVDALTEAAKTLGAKGLATLAATAEGPKGTAAKFVTPEEADAVASRVGAKVGDLILFAADARAVVNKVLGGLRLVLRDQLDLADKDVMAFAWVVDFPMFAWNEEEQKWDTEHHPFTMPQVEDLSKFESDPASILSDAYDMVCNGYEMASGSIRIHRRDIQFKVFQLLGLSDEQIQSKFGHMLEAFEYGAPPHGGMAPGIDRLIMLLADEPNIREVIAFPKNQNGRDVMADAPSEVEPKQLKELHIEVRE